Within the Candidatus Nezhaarchaeales archaeon genome, the region TCAGGTCAAGGGAGCCACACCTTTAACCACTTTGGAATGAGGATTCATAAGAGGATCATAGACCTAGAGGCAGATGAACGGGTTACACGAGCCTTAACAAGAATAAGAATGCCCGAAACCATTAGAATAGAAGTAGAAGTTGCATAAGCCGTCCCGGCTTCAGGTACATTCGAGCTCGAAGCTTACATCAATAAGCTTCCCTACCTTCTTTAAACCTTCTACTACATCGTCTTCTAAG harbors:
- the rpsJ gene encoding 30S ribosomal protein S10 → MRIRMSSPNLQDLNRVCDEIKDIAMKMGVKIRGPVQLPTKKLVVPVRKAPSGQGSHTFNHFGMRIHKRIIDLEADERVTRALTRIRMPETIRIEVEVA